The segment AAAACAGATGCGGGGCATGATCTCTTTACCGTCGGAATCACCCCGACAATTGACTCGTCCGGAACGCCGGTCGGAGGCGTTCCGGGAAATCCAGTCGCCCCGACCATACTTTTCTCACCGGAAATCCAACCAAACGGCAAGAGGGGCGGTCTCGATCGACCGCCCCTTTTTTCCGCCCTGAAGAACGCCGCTATTCCCCCGCCATCATCGCCGCCGCGTCCTCGCCCGGATCGCCGATTCCTCGAATACCGAAGTTCTCCACGAGAACCTTCGCGACACCGGGGGACAGAAAAGCCGGAAGTGTCGGTCCGAGCCGGATGTTCTTGACTCCCAGAGAGAGAAGGGCGAGGAGAACGATCACCGCCTTTTGTTCATACCAGGCGATGTCGTAAGAAATGGGGAGATCGTTGATGTCGTCCAATCCGAACGCCTCTTTCAACTGCAACGCCGTGAAGACGAGGGAATAGGAATCGTTACACTGCCCCGCGTCGAGAACCCGCGGAATCCCCCCGATCTCCCCGAGATCGAGCTTGTTGTACCGGTACTTGGCGCACCCGGCGGTCAACACGATCGCGTCTCCCGGCAGCTCGCGAGCCACTTCGGTGTAGTATTCCCGAGTCCGTTGCCGTCCGTCGCAGCCCGCCATCACGACGAATCGCTTCACCGCGCCCGTTCGTACGGCTTCCACGATTTGATCGGCGAGAGAGAGAACCTGATTCCGGGCGAAGCCGATCACAATCTCCCCCGTCTCGATCTCCTCGGGAGGGTCGCATTTCTTCGCCGCCTCGATCAGCGCGGAGAAGTCCTTCTTTCCTCCCTCGGGCCGGCCCGGAACATGCGGGCATCCCGGATACCCCGCCATGCCGGTGGTAAAGAGGCGCGCGCGGTAGGACTCCTTCACCGGAACGATGCAGTTGGTGGTCATCAGGATGGGCCCGTGAAAAGAGGCGAACTCTTCGTTCTGTCGCCACCAGGACCCGCCGTAATTTCCGGCGAAATGGTCGTGCTTCTTGAACGCCGGGTAGGCGTTCGCCGGAAGCATCTCTCCGTGGGTGTAGACATCCACGCCGGTGCCGGCGGTCTGTTCCAGAAGCTCCTCCATGTCCTTCAGGTCGTGACCGGAAATCAGGATTCCCGGGTTGGCGCGGACACCGATGTTCACGTGCGTCTTTTCCGGAGAGCCGTAGGACTCGGTGTTCGCCCGGTCCAAAAGCTCCATCGCCCGCACGCCGAAACCGCCGCACTCCAGGACGAGCGCGGTCATCTCGTCGGCGGAGAGATCCCGGGTCGTCGAGGCCAATCCCCGAAAGAGAAAAGCCTCGGTGCCGTCATCCCGGTACCCGAGCACCGCCGCGTGATCCAGATAGGCGGCCATCCCCTTCAGGCCGTAGACGAGAAGCTCGCGGAGCGAACGGACATCCTCGGAGGGGGTGGAGAGAACGCCCACTTCCTTCGCCTTGATCGGAAAGTCTTTCGGAGATGGGGCGGTCCAGACCGCCGCGTCCGGAAGGTCCCCCTGGGGAACCGCCGCACCCGCGTTTTCGATCCGCCGCCGGAGGGAGTCGCGCGTCTTCAGGCCGCGATCGATCCACTCCTCGAACCGGTCGTCGTCGAAGTTGGTGTTGGTGACCGTCGCGAAGAGCCCGCGCATCACGAAAAGAGCCTCGTCGCGGACCGGGAGACCGGCCCGGGCCGCCCTTTCGCCGAAGACGGCGATTCCTTTTAAAATGTGAACTAAAAGATCCTGAAGATTCGCGGTGGATTCCTTTTTGCCGCACATCCCCCGTACCGTGCATCCCTCGTTTTTCGCGGCTTCCTGACACTGAAAACAGAACATGGACATCAGTCTTTCGTCCTT is part of the Candidatus Eisenbacteria bacterium genome and harbors:
- the hcp gene encoding hydroxylamine reductase, with the protein product MSMFCFQCQEAAKNEGCTVRGMCGKKESTANLQDLLVHILKGIAVFGERAARAGLPVRDEALFVMRGLFATVTNTNFDDDRFEEWIDRGLKTRDSLRRRIENAGAAVPQGDLPDAAVWTAPSPKDFPIKAKEVGVLSTPSEDVRSLRELLVYGLKGMAAYLDHAAVLGYRDDGTEAFLFRGLASTTRDLSADEMTALVLECGGFGVRAMELLDRANTESYGSPEKTHVNIGVRANPGILISGHDLKDMEELLEQTAGTGVDVYTHGEMLPANAYPAFKKHDHFAGNYGGSWWRQNEEFASFHGPILMTTNCIVPVKESYRARLFTTGMAGYPGCPHVPGRPEGGKKDFSALIEAAKKCDPPEEIETGEIVIGFARNQVLSLADQIVEAVRTGAVKRFVVMAGCDGRQRTREYYTEVARELPGDAIVLTAGCAKYRYNKLDLGEIGGIPRVLDAGQCNDSYSLVFTALQLKEAFGLDDINDLPISYDIAWYEQKAVIVLLALLSLGVKNIRLGPTLPAFLSPGVAKVLVENFGIRGIGDPGEDAAAMMAGE